Within Methyloterricola oryzae, the genomic segment GCCGTCACGTGTCCGGAATGTCCAGCCACAACCAGCTCAGCCGAGGGGGCAGCGCGACCTTGGCGCGCTGTAACGGCCATTTGCTGGCGCAGCCGTGTTTCACCTATCATGATATTTATTGATCAGGCCCAAAAACACCCTCCTGGTATTTCGGGCCGACGCCAAGGTCGGTACGCGCCCGACCTTGGCCGGCGCGGCCTCTGGCCGCGCCGGGGCATCCGTGCCCCGCATTAACCCGGCCACTAAGGACCGGGTTAATATTACATTTCTAAAAGACCTCGCATTCCATCAGCCAATACGGTCGGTCGCGACATGATCATTTGCATAGCCGAAGACTGAGAGTGGTGCGAGGCCCCGGTCAAGCTGCTGCTCAGCCTGCGCGAACATTGCCCGGCCCTGTCCGTCGAGCTTTTCTAGGCTGGGGCGGACACCGCTTCCACTCAGTGGCTAAAACAGGTCCCGCAGGTTCAACGGAATGCGCTGTCTCTGGAAGGCGCCGGCAGTCCATCGATCCTTGGGCAACTCAACCCCTGAAGGACGCCGGGCCGCAACGCTCGCCACCACGGCAAGCCTACGACACGGACTGCCCGGAAGGAATCCCATACGCTATCTTTGCCCTGGAGTAATGGCCTCAGTCGCAAGGAGCCAGGCCATCACGCTGTTTAGCGCCCTGTAAGGTTCGGTTGAGCTTGCGGCTTAAGCATGCCAACCCTAAAGGCCTTGCGCCAGCGGACCTCACAGCGGAAACGAACGACGCTTACCATCCAGCACAACGGAGAAATCTACGATGAAGGACTGCCCGTCAGCGCGCCACCTGCTGTTCCTGTTTGCCTTGGCAGCCGCCCCGGCTCTGGCCAAAGACGCGCAGCACCATCACCACGGAGCTACCCCCGCAGCGGCAGAGCCCGCGCCGCAGAAGTTCACGAGCAAAGGCGTGGTCGTGGAATTTCAGGCCAAGCCGGCCGAATCGGCCGGTGCCATCATGGAAGGTGAATACACCGACCTTAAATTCCGCGTCACCGATGCGCAGACCAAGAAACCCATAAAAGGGCGCATTCCCGGCGCCTGGATGGACGTCGCCAAGCAATTCGCCGGCAAGAATCCGGAAAACGCCAGTTGCAAGGACAAGATCGAGACCTACCTGAAGGGCATGGTGGGCGTGCGCCCCATGCTCGACCTGAACAGCTATTACCTGCTGGTCTTCAACCAGGACGCCAGTATCTCCGTGATCGACCCCCTCGTGGGCGTCAGTGGACGGACCAACCTGTACGCCAACATCATCCTCAAGCGCCCGCCCGCCGACTGGATCCTGTCGAGGGACGGCAAACGGCTGTTCGTCAGCATGCCCGATGCCGGTCAGGTATCGGTCATCGACACGGACACATTCCACGTGGTGACCGACATACCCGCAGGCACCAAACCGACCCGCCTCGGCCTGCAGCCGGACGGGCATTACCTCTGGGTCGGCAACGACGCGCCAGACGACAACCAGGGGGGCGTCACCGTTATCAATACCGATACCCTGAAACCCGCATCCCACATCGCGACCGGCAAGGGCCATCACGAACTGGCCTTCTCCGCGGACGACCGCTACGCCTACATCAGCAATCGCGAGAATGGCGGAATCTCCGTCATCGACATCCGCGATCTCAAGAAGGTGAAGGACATCAAGACCGGCAGCCTGCCCATCGCCCTGCTCACCGCGCCCGCCAGCCGCGCCATCTATGCCGCAGACGGCTTGGACGGCACGGTGACCGTGATCAGTGACGCCAGCCAGGAAGCTGTTTCCACCATCCAGGCCAAGGCGGGACTGGGTCCCATGCGCATGACGCCGGACGGCCGCTGGCTGCTGGTGCTGAACAGCAAGGAAAGCCTGGTACACGTGATCGAAGTCGCCACCAACCGCCTGGTCCAGGATATACCAGTAGGCGCGCGGCCCTTCGAAATTGCCATGAGCGACGCCTTCGCCTATGTGCGCTCACTGGATAGCGAACACGTGGCCATGATCTCCCTGGCCCAACTGGGCAAGCCTTCCGCGGTCCAGCTCAGTACCTTTACCGCAGGGTCCTCGCCGCCGAAACAGGTGGCCGATCTCGCCATCGGCAGCAGCATGGCCCCCGCCGTGGGCGAAGCCGCCATGCTCGTCGCCAGCCCCGCGGACAACCTCATCTACTACTACATGGAAGGCATGCTGGCCCCCTCGGGCAACTTCCGCAATCCGGCCCATAGCGCGCGTGGTCTGCTGGTGGTGGACCGCAGCCTGAAGGAAACCAAGCCCGGCGAATACACGGCGCGGGTGCGGATACCCGCCTCCGGCGACTACGATGTGGCCTTCCTGCTGGAATCGCCGCGGGTCATCCATTGCTTCCAGGCGCATGCGGCCGAGAACCCTTTGCTCAAGGTGGAGCTCAAACCACTGGATATCAACTACGTCGATCCCCAGCGCGCCGTGCTGGTGGGACAAACGGCAAAGATCAAATTCCGCCTGTTCGACCCCAAGGACAATGCGCCCAAGCCGGGCATGAACGATGTGCGCGTGCTCTATTACGCCGCGCCTGGACTGCAGCGTACCGAGACCGCCGCCCGCGACCTGGGGGAAGGCCTGTACGAGGCGGAGCTTGCCATCAAACGTTCCGGCGCCTACTACGTCTACGTGAGCGTGCCTACACTGAAAATGGGCTACGGCGACCTGCAGCAGATCAGCCTGATCGCCACCGAGCCGGCGAAGCCCGCGCCGTGACGGGAGTTGCAACCTAGAGCGGCATCAGGATCTCGATTCGGGCGTGGCGGCGCAGGGACTGGATACGCTGGCGGACCGCCGCCTGGGTCTTTTCCGCCTTGAGATAGGACCTTGCCGACTCCCGCGCCTCGGCCTCCGGGAGCGTGCCGCTACGGCGCTGTTCGAGTTTCAGCACATGGCAGCCCGCGTCGCTCGGCACGGGACCTGTGACCTGCCCTGGCTTCAGACTGGCGACCGCCTGCTGCAGAAACGGCGTCAGTTGATCCTCGGCCAGGAAGCCGAGATCGCCGCCCGCCGGCGCACTTTGATCCTGCGAATGCTGGCGCGCCAGTGCAGCGAAATCCGAGCGCGGGCGGCGCGCCTGGGCCAGGATTTCCTGGCAGCGGCTCAGCGCGCCGGCGGGATCGCTGCCGCTGGCAATGAAAATTTGGCGAATACGCACCTGGGCGGGAATGGCGAAGCGTGATGGGTTGGCCACATAGAAACGGTGCACGTCCCGGTCCGACACGCTAACCTTGGGCTGGATGTCCGATTCGACCAGCCGCTTCACCGCCAGTTGTTGCCCTACGTAGGCGCGGTAGCCGGCCTCGTCGAACCCGGCCCGTTCCAATCGGCGAGCGAAGGCGTCCTGTGACTTGAAGTTGGCGCGCATGGCCGCCACAGCCGCATCGACCTCGGCGGTACTGGCGGCGATGTCCTTTCTGGCGGCCTCCTGGGTTAGCAACTCTTCGTCCACCAGGGCATCCAGGGCTTCGCCGCGCAGCTTCTTGAGAACCGCGGGGTTGCGGATGCTGGCGATGTTGCGGCCGCGGTCGGACAGAAAGTCCTCGAAATAGTGCTCGAAGCGCTTGGCGGTGATTTCCTGCCCGTTCACCCGCGCGGCGAGGCCTAAGGGTTCACTCCACCCCGCCACTGGAACCCAAGGCAGCAGGAACAGCAAACAAAAGCAGACTTTGACGATGAAAGGTTTCACTGTGGGCATCTTGGATACGTTCTTCGACGGCGATGAATTCGCCACGCGGGATTCTGCTCGGCCCGCCACACCGGCGGTAACTGTCGGCCAAGCAGCAAGTTTAGGTGGGCGGGCGCTTGCTTTCCACAAGCCGCGGCGGGAACGCCGGGCGGGGCCCAAAATCCATGCCCTGCTCCTTGCCGCGTGCTTCGCCCTGACACCCACGGTCGGGGAAGCAGGGCAAACCGATACCCCATCCACTAACGTGCAGTTGCTCGACCTGCCCCTCGCCGACCAGGACGGCCGCAGTGTACGCTTCGCCAGCGAAGCGGTCGGCAAGTCCGTGGTGGCCATCAACTTCATCTACACCTCCTGCACCACCCTGTGCCCGCTGACTTCCGCCACCTTCAAGAACGTGCAGTCCCGCCTGAAAAACCGACTGGGCAAGGACGTGCGACTGATTT encodes:
- a CDS encoding YncE family protein, encoding MKDCPSARHLLFLFALAAAPALAKDAQHHHHGATPAAAEPAPQKFTSKGVVVEFQAKPAESAGAIMEGEYTDLKFRVTDAQTKKPIKGRIPGAWMDVAKQFAGKNPENASCKDKIETYLKGMVGVRPMLDLNSYYLLVFNQDASISVIDPLVGVSGRTNLYANIILKRPPADWILSRDGKRLFVSMPDAGQVSVIDTDTFHVVTDIPAGTKPTRLGLQPDGHYLWVGNDAPDDNQGGVTVINTDTLKPASHIATGKGHHELAFSADDRYAYISNRENGGISVIDIRDLKKVKDIKTGSLPIALLTAPASRAIYAADGLDGTVTVISDASQEAVSTIQAKAGLGPMRMTPDGRWLLVLNSKESLVHVIEVATNRLVQDIPVGARPFEIAMSDAFAYVRSLDSEHVAMISLAQLGKPSAVQLSTFTAGSSPPKQVADLAIGSSMAPAVGEAAMLVASPADNLIYYYMEGMLAPSGNFRNPAHSARGLLVVDRSLKETKPGEYTARVRIPASGDYDVAFLLESPRVIHCFQAHAAENPLLKVELKPLDINYVDPQRAVLVGQTAKIKFRLFDPKDNAPKPGMNDVRVLYYAAPGLQRTETAARDLGEGLYEAELAIKRSGAYYVYVSVPTLKMGYGDLQQISLIATEPAKPAP
- a CDS encoding peptidylprolyl isomerase — translated: MPTVKPFIVKVCFCLLFLLPWVPVAGWSEPLGLAARVNGQEITAKRFEHYFEDFLSDRGRNIASIRNPAVLKKLRGEALDALVDEELLTQEAARKDIAASTAEVDAAVAAMRANFKSQDAFARRLERAGFDEAGYRAYVGQQLAVKRLVESDIQPKVSVSDRDVHRFYVANPSRFAIPAQVRIRQIFIASGSDPAGALSRCQEILAQARRPRSDFAALARQHSQDQSAPAGGDLGFLAEDQLTPFLQQAVASLKPGQVTGPVPSDAGCHVLKLEQRRSGTLPEAEARESARSYLKAEKTQAAVRQRIQSLRRHARIEILMPL
- a CDS encoding SCO family protein — protein: MKGFTVGILDTFFDGDEFATRDSARPATPAVTVGQAASLGGRALAFHKPRRERRAGPKIHALLLAACFALTPTVGEAGQTDTPSTNVQLLDLPLADQDGRSVRFASEAVGKSVVAINFIYTSCTTLCPLTSATFKNVQSRLKNRLGKDVRLISMSLDPATDTPARLKAYAARYKAGTGWLWLTGEPGNMKQVLTGLGAYTASIQEHPPQVLVGDGASGQWTSFNTLPGPDRIRATVEQFLKARHD